In Desulfuromonas acetexigens, the following proteins share a genomic window:
- a CDS encoding DUF1622 domain-containing protein translates to MGHFVTPVAAWCAEIIEILGVGLITFMALHALVHAALRLRRNEEKGIIFQELRQALGQGILLGLELLIAADIIYTVAVDLTFESIGVLALVVLIRTFLSFTLEVELTGRWPWQGNGD, encoded by the coding sequence ATGGGACATTTCGTCACGCCGGTCGCCGCCTGGTGCGCGGAAATCATCGAAATTCTGGGTGTCGGACTGATCACCTTCATGGCCCTACACGCCCTTGTGCATGCGGCCCTTCGCCTGCGTCGCAACGAGGAGAAGGGAATCATTTTTCAAGAACTCAGGCAAGCCCTTGGGCAAGGCATTCTGCTCGGGCTGGAACTGCTCATCGCCGCCGACATCATCTACACCGTAGCCGTCGATCTGACCTTCGAATCGATCGGCGTCCTCGCCCTCGTCGTCCTCATCCGCACCTTCCTGAGCTTCACCCTGGAGGTGGAACTCACCGGCCGCTGGCCCTGGCAGGGGAATGGCGACTGA
- a CDS encoding Lnb N-terminal periplasmic domain-containing protein has product MKWIVKTLLVLLVIGTAGWSGLALYHLPLGNAVTRLILTALFAGASLSTLLIPRKKRHALALYFAFFALVLAFWFELAPSNDRDWQADVAVLPFAEVQGEQVMIRNIRDFDYRSESDFDIRYYDREFRLSELTSVDFFSVYWMGEAIAHVMVSFGFNDRDYVTFSIETRKEQGETYSSLKGFFRNYELIYVVGDERDLIRLRTNYRSPAEDVYLFRSRIRPEHARLLFIDYVKKINELKDRPEWYNTLTDNCTSNIAGHIDAFQDDLRYSWKILLSGYAAEYAYELGAFDSSRPFSEIKRLGYINPTARALSDAGGFSRRIRENVPRP; this is encoded by the coding sequence ATGAAATGGATCGTCAAAACCCTGCTTGTCCTTCTGGTCATCGGGACGGCTGGCTGGAGCGGTCTTGCCCTCTACCATCTGCCCCTGGGCAACGCAGTCACCCGGCTTATTCTCACCGCTCTCTTTGCCGGCGCGAGCCTTTCGACTTTGCTCATCCCGCGAAAGAAAAGGCACGCCCTGGCCCTCTATTTCGCCTTCTTCGCATTGGTTCTGGCCTTCTGGTTCGAGCTCGCCCCTTCCAACGATCGGGACTGGCAAGCGGATGTCGCCGTCTTGCCCTTCGCGGAAGTACAAGGCGAGCAGGTGATGATCCGCAATATCCGTGATTTCGACTATCGCAGCGAGAGCGATTTTGATATCCGCTATTACGATCGGGAATTCCGACTGTCCGAGCTGACCTCGGTCGATTTTTTCAGCGTTTACTGGATGGGTGAAGCCATCGCCCATGTCATGGTCAGTTTCGGCTTCAACGACCGAGACTATGTGACCTTTTCCATCGAAACCCGCAAAGAACAGGGGGAAACATATTCGTCCCTCAAGGGTTTTTTCAGGAACTACGAGCTGATCTACGTGGTCGGGGACGAACGCGACCTGATTCGCCTGCGCACGAACTACCGCAGCCCCGCCGAGGATGTCTATCTTTTTCGCAGCCGCATCCGGCCTGAACACGCCCGTCTGCTTTTCATAGATTACGTCAAGAAAATCAACGAGCTGAAAGACCGCCCCGAGTGGTACAATACCCTCACCGACAACTGTACCTCCAACATCGCCGGCCACATCGATGCCTTTCAGGATGATCTGCGCTACAGCTGGAAGATTCTTTTGAGCGGCTATGCCGCCGAGTATGCCTACGAGTTGGGCGCCTTCGATTCATCCCGTCCCTTCTCCGAGATCAAGCGCCTTGGCTATATCAATCCCACCGCACGCGCACTCAGTGACGCCGGGGGTTTTTCCCGGAGAATCCGGGAAAATGTCCCCAGGCCATAG
- a CDS encoding DUF808 domain-containing protein translates to MAGTSLLALIDDIASLLDDVATMTKVAAKKTAGVLGDDLALNAEQVSGISADRELPVVWAVAKGSFKNKLILVPTALIISALAPWAITPLLMVGGAFLCYEGFEKLAHKFLHSRAEEEGGHEEKLEVLSNPEIDLVAYEKEKIKGAIRTDFILSAEIIVIALGTVQGTALGTQVAVVAGIALIMTVGVYALVGGIVKLDDAGLHLLKSKAANGWGSLRRACGRGLLLLAPKLMKTLSVVGTAAMFMVGGGILVHGLPGSHHVLHGAAEAVHGLPVLGGLLAALTPTVLNALSGVIAGALVLAAVVPIRNVVGKFRNPA, encoded by the coding sequence GTGGCCGGAACGAGTCTGTTGGCCTTGATTGATGATATCGCCAGTCTGCTCGACGACGTCGCGACCATGACCAAGGTCGCTGCGAAAAAGACCGCCGGCGTGCTGGGGGACGATCTGGCCCTGAACGCCGAACAGGTTTCCGGCATCAGCGCCGACCGGGAACTGCCGGTGGTCTGGGCGGTGGCCAAGGGATCCTTCAAGAACAAGCTGATTCTGGTGCCGACGGCGCTGATCATCAGCGCCCTGGCGCCTTGGGCGATCACGCCACTGCTGATGGTCGGTGGGGCTTTTTTGTGTTACGAGGGCTTCGAAAAGCTGGCGCACAAATTTTTGCACAGTCGCGCCGAGGAAGAGGGGGGACATGAGGAAAAGCTTGAAGTCCTGAGTAATCCCGAGATCGATCTGGTGGCCTACGAGAAGGAAAAAATCAAAGGGGCGATCCGTACCGATTTCATCCTCTCGGCGGAAATCATCGTTATCGCGCTGGGCACGGTACAGGGTACGGCCTTGGGTACCCAGGTCGCGGTGGTGGCCGGCATCGCTTTGATTATGACGGTCGGCGTCTACGCCCTGGTCGGCGGTATCGTCAAACTCGACGATGCCGGATTGCATCTCCTCAAGTCTAAAGCGGCCAATGGCTGGGGGAGTCTGCGTCGCGCCTGTGGTCGGGGATTGCTCCTGCTGGCGCCCAAGCTGATGAAAACCCTGTCGGTGGTCGGCACCGCGGCGATGTTCATGGTCGGCGGCGGCATTCTCGTCCACGGCCTGCCCGGTTCCCATCATGTTTTACACGGCGCGGCAGAAGCGGTTCACGGCCTGCCGGTTCTCGGCGGCCTGCTGGCGGCACTCACCCCCACGGTATTGAACGCCCTCTCCGGGGTGATTGCCGGGGCGCTGGTCCTGGCGGCGGTTGTTCCGATTCGGAATGTCGTTGGAAAGTTCCGAAATCCGGCCTGA
- a CDS encoding GreA/GreB family elongation factor, whose protein sequence is MPIYMTPACAEAMREELRDLLYTKRPEMARTAEWAASNGDRSENADYHYAKRALRRFDSRIRFLSKRLEGAQIIDPVAQGKVAGVKVLFGATVTVDEEGEEKVYSIVGVDETAPGRGVISWVSPLGKALLGKREGDVVTFVAPKGERELEILKVEYRPIAVGVVPAPEEDDAEENDG, encoded by the coding sequence ATGCCCATTTACATGACCCCCGCCTGTGCCGAGGCGATGCGCGAGGAACTGCGCGATCTGCTTTATACCAAGCGGCCGGAGATGGCCCGCACCGCCGAGTGGGCTGCAAGCAACGGCGACCGTAGCGAAAATGCCGACTACCACTACGCCAAGCGCGCCTTGCGCCGGTTCGATTCACGCATCCGCTTTCTCTCCAAACGCCTGGAGGGGGCGCAGATTATCGACCCGGTGGCGCAGGGGAAAGTTGCCGGGGTGAAAGTCCTCTTCGGCGCGACGGTGACGGTGGACGAGGAAGGCGAGGAGAAGGTCTACAGCATTGTCGGCGTCGACGAAACGGCGCCGGGGCGGGGGGTGATCAGCTGGGTCTCCCCCCTCGGCAAGGCGCTGCTCGGCAAGCGCGAGGGGGATGTGGTGACCTTCGTGGCGCCCAAGGGGGAGCGTGAGCTGGAAATTCTCAAGGTTGAATATCGGCCCATCGCCGTCGGTGTCGTTCCCGCTCCCGAGGAGGATGACGCGGAAGAGAATGACGGGTAG